The genomic segment ATTCTACAAGCGATTGCGCAGCAATGGATCATTCCGCCAGAAATGAATAAACATTTGGAAACGAAATTAGCGGTACATTTAGCACCGGGCGGCATGGTGTTAGAAGTGATTATTGTCAAAAGCAGCGGTAATTCGGTATTGGATAGGTCTGCACAAACGGCAGTGTATAAGGCATCGCCTTTGCCCGTACCAAAAAATAAGGGTTTGTTTCACACATTTCGGCAAATCAATCTGACCGTACGTCCCGAAGGTGTGATCACGTAATAACTAGTTTTTAATTTTGCTCCTTGCAAAATATGATGCAAAGATAATAATAAGTAATTTATTTTTAATTAATAGGTGATTGTTTATTTTTAAGGTTCACCTATACTTTGTCAGTCTAGAAAATTATTTTTTGAATTAGTTTTTTAGATGCAAAGTAAATAATAAACTAAACTATTTAGAGAAATAAATTATGAATGAATCCAAAAAATTAACCAAAGAAGAAAAAATAGCAGCAAGAAAAGCAAAGGAAGCGGGTGGTCAAAAAGCAATAATGAAAGAAAAGCTTGGTCAACTTGGCATTAAAATAAAGGAAGATAAAAAAGTTTTTTTAGTACAGGCAAAAGCAATAAATTATTTTCTTGCTATCTATCAACAACTAGGAGAAAGAGCGTTAATAAGTAAGGTTAATGAAAAAAAGCTCGGTGCAGATATGGAGCTAATAATAGATAGGATACTTGATCATCCGTTGGAGGGCTCCAAGTATTCGCCGAAAACTTGGGCTAAAACGATAATTCTTGCTTATGCTTCTTCAGATATTCTTGGCCAAGACCATCTTCAAGCATTTCTGAAAAACATCAAAAAAAATGAATATCCTAGAGCAGCAACTACTATTTTAATTTGTCTTAAGGAAATTGAAGCAGTAGCTAATTTAGGATCTGAGAAAGAAGCGGCTATTCTTAGACGAGCAGATCTTTATGAGCTGGCTACCTATATTAAAATTCTTTATTATCAGCGTAGTTTAAATAGTGCGGCACTTGAAACGATCTATCAAGGCCTCGGTAAATCTATTAACTATTTAGAGTCATCTAAAGAGTTGTTAAAAGAAGGTTTGGATAAGCTAACCCAACTTTTTGTAGATAAACTAGGTTCAGATCAAATTAAAAGAATTATCGATCGGATTCTTGATTTAGAGATTAACAACCCGGCACGGCTCGTTAGTGAACTTTATGAAAATTTTAAAAATAAAGAGCAGATAACAATCAAGGATATTGAACAATTTATCAGTGAGCATGACTATCTCTTACCTATTTTTAAGAAATTGCAGACTGAAAAACAAAACAGCCCAGTTGTATCGAGAGCGTCATTCTGCTCAAGCTTATATACAGTACCGGTAAAATCAGAACAAGCTGATGATGCCAGTGCTTCAGTTTCATCCTTTCGTCCTCAATAGGAATCATGGTTTTCTATTTTGATTAGAAAATAGGATTATTTTTCAGAATAAATAGGGGAAACTCTACTTTATTCTGGGAAATATAAAAAAACATCTCGATTCGATAAATAAATTGTTATTCATTACAGTTTAGATAATAAATATAAACAATTATTAAGTTTATCTTAAGGATCTAAAATTATACTCGATCATTCTTAAACTCAGCTTAAGGTCGATCATGTTAAAGCACACTGCTAGTTTTAAACAAGAACAACAAAGAATTTTAAAAGAAATTTGCCGAGAGATTCCTAATGTTGAAGGAGTGATAAAAGATTATGAAGAAAAGATAGTAAAACTAAAAAAATTATTACCTCTTATGCGTGCGATTGAAAAACTTTCTCAAAAAGAAAAAGAAACGCCTGAAGAAATCAACAGTTTTAATAAAATGATTGCTATGTATGAAGAACAAACCATCCTTTTGGCTCAATCTGAAAATATAAATCAAACAGTGAAAGTACATACATCAAGCAATTCTTCAGTGCCAATGCCACCAGTAATTTATGAAAAGGCACCTGAGCAAATTGTCAATAAGGGTTCTTTCCTTCAACAAATCCAAGAAGCTCAACTAAAACCAGTTGCTAAAAATAAAGTTGAAAAGAAGCCTGCTCCAATGGATAAAAAAGAAAAGGGTTCACCTGTTTTTGTCATTAATCCAAACGATCTTGCTGGTGTTAAACTTAAATCTGTAGATCCTAAAAATTCAGTCACTTTAAGCCATGATGAAAAGAAGCCCACAGAATATGAGAAAAAATTTGCTGAAATACAAGCATACAACAAAGAGATAAATAATATAGTTCCATCTCAAACTAACGATAAATCTTCCGAAAAATGGGAAAATTTATTAGACGTTTTATGTAACGACTATTTAACGGCGGCTAAAGAGTTTATTGAACGTCCAAATAGATCTTTATCCTTAATTCAAGATTCCAGTGAAAGTAGACCTACTTCAATGATGTTTGATAAAACATTACGACCTTTTCAAACAGATTTATCTGCTCTAGAGCAAAACAAACCTGTTATTGTAGGGGGAATTCCGAAACTAAAAGTATAAAATATTGAAAACTGAAGATAGAAAAGCATACTGTGTTTAAACAGTATGCTTTTTTTATTAGTTCAGATTAACAGGATTCATATCGTGGGCTGTCTAGAGAGTTGATTATATTCTGGAAAGCTATCCGGATCATGGCGTCTACTGGGTGGTGGAGCAGTATTATATTTATCGTTACTATATGCTCTACGTCTATAGGATTCTGGATTTGATTCACGAATATAATTTTTGATTTTTTCTGCTGGATCTTCTTGCTGAGCGAGTTCAATGATGTGGTCAAATAGTGATTGTTTTTCATTCATAGTAGCGAGTGAGGGTAAACTCATCTCAAGCGGACGCCATACCAAAGAATAAGCTTCATTGCTCAGTAGAAATTGGTTTTTTGCATCCATAAGTTTGCTACGATTATCGTTTGTCAATAATTCTGATTGGTCTAAAAGAATTAAAGTAGAGGCAATATTTACTGCAGCTTCAGGTTTTTGGTAAATACTATCTAAATTTACCTGGTTTAAGCAACCATTATCTGTAAGTATATCCACTGCGTTGGCCAGGATAGCTAGATAATCCGGTTTTTGAAAAAGCTTTTGAATATTATCAAGATTATTCTGTGTGAAAAGGTCGTGTGAACGCAGGCTTTTGACTAAATGGGTCAGTATGCGAATGTAATTTGGGTATAAATTTACTATGTGGTTGGAATTTTCTGGGGTTAAGCATTGATTATTATGTAGTTCATACAACAGCGTAGAAAGTTCAGTAAAGTCTTCTTGTTTTAATCGATTAGCCATCGCGAGTGATTCGACTGCATAGTCAATAATGCTTAGCTTTTCAGGCGCTTCATAATAGATGGCGATGCGATCTAAATTCTCTTGTGTGAGCAGTTGCGCCTCGCTGAGTTTTTTTAATATCGAAGTGAGATTTTCGAATTGAGGGTTACCTAAATGGTTTAAACTATCAACATCAATATGTTTTAAGAGTTTAGCGTTATACAGTTCATTCATCATCTCAGGAATCGTAGGGTTCAAATAAGTGACGGCTAGATAAACTTTATACGATTCTTGTGTAACTTTAGGTAAGTTTTCAATAAAGCATTGATAAATTTTTAACAGATTGGTTTGTTCAGTATCGCTTAGTTTGCGTAAAGCGCGTATCGCCGCTTGATCGCGACGGAATAAGCGTCGCCAGATACCTTTGTTGAGATCATAGACGCGTAAAGCATTTTGTATTTCTGTAGGAAAGGGCATAATAACTCCTTGTTATTGCTAGTAGGGCAGCCAAAACATTGATAAGCTGAAAGGGGACACTATTATAGTGTATTTACATTTAAATAGACATGTCCTTTTTCTATATAAAATTTTTTATTAGTTAATAAATTTTTTTTTATTTTTAAAATTTAATTGAGGTTATATGTTTAAAACTTTTTCCTTTTTGCTATTAAGCGCACGGGTAGGTCTCGGTTGTATGCTAGCGAGTGTGGCTTTTGCCGAATCGATACCACAAACGCATGTTTTACAAAGAATTAATGTTCCGCAATCGTCTTATCAAATGGGTATGGGTATCGCTGAGTTTGCCCCGAATGCGATTAAGGCCGCACAAAAACAAACCGGGCCTGAATTATGTTATGTACTGGAAGGTGAAGTGGTGTTTATGGTGGAGGGACAAGCGGCAAAAACCTACAAAGCGGGAGATAGCTACCAAAATTTACCTAATCTGGTACACTGGACTAAAGCAGGACCTAAGGGCGCTAAAATTCTTGCTACTTGGGCATTACAGCCAGGTAAACCATTTGTTACCCTGGTGCATTAAAAAATAGCGTTATGACGAGCGTATGTAATGCGTGTGGCTATCCAAGTTTCATATTCATGGATTGCCGCGCGCCCGCGGCGCTTGCCATGACGATCAATTTTTTTAACTCGCCATGACTAGCTAGTTGATAGGCTGAGTAAAATATCACGTCCCAATTTAATTCTTTCGTTACCTAAGAATTTATTCGTCAAAATAACAATGCCAATTTTTTGTTCAGGAATATAGGCCATGTAACTGGACATACCATAACCGGATCCGGTTTTATCAATAAAAATTTTACTGCCGACTAAAGTGTTACCACTCATTATTTTTTTTGTATTAAAGAGTGGAAAACCTTCTTTATCGAAGT from the Rickettsiella endosymbiont of Aleochara curtula genome contains:
- a CDS encoding cupin domain-containing protein, producing the protein MFKTFSFLLLSARVGLGCMLASVAFAESIPQTHVLQRINVPQSSYQMGMGIAEFAPNAIKAAQKQTGPELCYVLEGEVVFMVEGQAAKTYKAGDSYQNLPNLVHWTKAGPKGAKILATWALQPGKPFVTLVH